The Paraburkholderia sp. FT54 genome includes a region encoding these proteins:
- a CDS encoding LysR family transcriptional regulator: MPRQFTVRASSVLARLRFRHLQLLDALGRTHNLRIAAEQMLITQPAATKILSDIESMFGAQLFERLPREMRPTDLGVLAMRYATTAVADLGKFVNEFSTLSEGGYGHLTVGAISASAAQVVTTGIREIREQRPQLVIKLVEQSSDQLAIWLEERKLDVMVGRLTEPRHQVLFDFEVLSGEPVWVVVGQHHPLLRQRRLELADLGAWPWILYPQATAIRHLFDETFAGAGIPAPVGMVETPSIFSTLELLQATDMISLQPRAAVEKYVSKGLLGHLPVPIKRTMTSYGIVTRKYEAPSQPMQEFIAILRSVAGRVGDQVLPTRDGSREST; the protein is encoded by the coding sequence ATGCCCAGACAATTTACGGTGCGTGCGTCGAGCGTCCTGGCAAGGCTGCGCTTCAGACATCTTCAACTGCTCGATGCGCTCGGACGCACGCACAACTTGCGCATCGCAGCCGAACAGATGCTCATCACCCAACCCGCGGCGACAAAAATCCTGAGTGACATCGAATCGATGTTCGGGGCACAGTTGTTCGAACGACTACCGCGGGAAATGCGCCCAACCGATCTCGGCGTATTGGCCATGCGCTATGCGACCACTGCGGTCGCCGATCTGGGCAAGTTCGTGAACGAGTTCAGCACCTTGAGCGAGGGCGGCTACGGTCATCTCACCGTGGGCGCCATCTCGGCTTCGGCCGCTCAGGTGGTGACCACCGGCATCAGGGAGATCCGCGAGCAGCGGCCGCAACTGGTCATCAAACTCGTCGAACAAAGCAGTGACCAGCTCGCGATCTGGCTCGAGGAAAGGAAGCTGGACGTGATGGTCGGCCGGCTGACGGAGCCGCGCCATCAAGTACTGTTTGACTTCGAGGTGCTGTCTGGGGAACCGGTCTGGGTGGTCGTCGGACAGCATCATCCGTTGCTGCGGCAGCGGCGGCTGGAGTTGGCCGATCTTGGCGCGTGGCCATGGATTCTCTATCCGCAAGCAACGGCAATCCGGCACCTGTTCGACGAAACGTTCGCCGGCGCGGGCATTCCCGCGCCGGTGGGCATGGTGGAAACACCTTCGATCTTTTCGACACTGGAACTGTTGCAGGCGACCGACATGATCTCGCTGCAACCGCGTGCCGCCGTCGAAAAATATGTGAGCAAGGGGCTGCTCGGGCACTTGCCCGTTCCCATCAAGCGCACCATGACGAGCTACGGAATCGTCACGCGCAAGTACGAGGCGCCGTCGCAGCCCATGCAGGAATTCATTGCCATTCTGCGTTCGGTTGCCGGACGTGTGGGCGATCAGGTGCTTCCAACGCGCGACGGATCGCGTGAGTCGACGTGA
- a CDS encoding efflux RND transporter permease subunit, whose amino-acid sequence MLALVRIALRRPYTFVVLAIFILIIGPLSAMKTPTDIFPDIRIPVISVVWQYTGLPPDQMVGRITSPFERTLTTTVNDVEHIEAESVAGFGIIKIFFQPGVNISTANAQVTSVAQTQLRQLPAGTTPPLILNYNASTVPIIQLALSGKGLSEQNLGDLGLNAVRPVLTTVAGAAIPYPFGGKTRQVQIDVDPAALQARGLSAQDVANALAGQNLITPVGTEKIGDYEYTLQLNNAPSEIKALGDLPVKAANGTTVYIRDIANVRDGSPPQTNIVHVDGRRSVLMSVLKNGSVSTLGIISGIKERLAAGKASWPANLQIEPIGDQSLFVRAAITGVAREGVIAAVLTSLMILLFLGSWRSTIIIATSIPLAILGSIATLSALGETLNIMTLGGLALAVGILVDDATVTIENINWHLEHGKEVETAILDGAAQIVTPAFVSLLCICIVFVPMFFLNGVARFLFVPMAEAVIFAMISSFILSRTLVPTMAKYLLKQHVQDEHAHEAKRPGPLGRFQRGFEARFEKVRSAYRGLLELALTHRRRFVSGFLGFVALSFALVPFLGRNFFPSVDSGQILMHVRAPVGVRVEKTAQIFADVEGAIRQIVPPAELGTVVDNMGLPVSGINTAYNNTGTVGSQDGDIQIALNEGHRPTDEYVRIMRERLPREFPGVTFSFPPADIISQILNFGSPAPIDLQIRGNNLNANYAYVDRLLRQVRDVPGVVDARIAQSHGNPTFNVDVDRTRAQLLGITERDVTNSMVVNLAGSSQVAPTFWLNNANGVSYPIVMQTPQYSLDSLAALQNLPITASGGGTAQILGGLATVERTSSNEVVSQYNIQPMVEIFATTQGRDLGAVASDIQRIVHDNASTLPKGSSVALLGQVQTMNSAFAGMLFGLLGAVVLIYLLIVVNFQSWADPFVIVTALPAALAGIVWMLFATHTTLSVPALTGAIMCMGVATANSILVVSFCRERFAVHGDPFKAALEAGFTRFRPVLMTALSMIIGMLPMALALGEGGEQNAPLGRAVIGGLLFATTASLFLVPVIFCIVHARPGRAATPASVSGGPAHVV is encoded by the coding sequence ATGCTCGCCCTAGTCCGTATTGCCCTCCGGCGACCCTACACTTTCGTCGTCCTGGCGATCTTCATTCTCATCATCGGTCCTTTGTCCGCGATGAAGACGCCGACCGACATTTTTCCGGATATCAGGATTCCGGTTATCAGCGTCGTGTGGCAATACACGGGACTGCCGCCGGACCAGATGGTCGGCCGTATCACGTCGCCATTCGAACGCACGTTGACCACCACGGTGAACGACGTGGAGCATATCGAAGCGGAATCGGTGGCCGGCTTCGGGATCATCAAGATCTTCTTCCAGCCAGGCGTGAATATCAGCACGGCGAACGCGCAGGTGACCTCGGTCGCGCAAACCCAATTGCGGCAGTTGCCTGCAGGCACGACGCCTCCCCTGATCCTGAACTACAACGCGTCGACCGTGCCGATCATCCAGTTGGCGCTGTCTGGCAAGGGACTCTCTGAACAGAACCTCGGCGACCTCGGCTTGAATGCGGTGCGTCCGGTCCTCACGACGGTCGCGGGCGCGGCGATTCCTTACCCGTTCGGCGGCAAGACACGTCAGGTGCAGATCGACGTCGACCCGGCGGCACTCCAGGCGCGCGGCCTGTCCGCACAGGATGTCGCCAATGCGCTCGCCGGCCAGAACCTGATTACGCCGGTCGGCACGGAAAAGATCGGCGACTACGAGTACACGTTGCAGCTCAACAATGCGCCGTCGGAAATCAAGGCCTTGGGCGATCTGCCGGTCAAGGCGGCCAATGGCACCACGGTCTACATTCGCGACATTGCGAACGTGCGCGACGGCAGCCCGCCGCAGACCAATATCGTGCACGTCGACGGCCGGCGCTCGGTGCTGATGTCCGTGCTCAAGAACGGTTCGGTTTCAACGCTCGGCATCATCTCCGGCATCAAGGAGCGGCTTGCCGCAGGGAAAGCATCGTGGCCCGCGAACCTGCAGATCGAACCCATCGGCGACCAGTCGCTGTTCGTGCGGGCGGCCATCACCGGCGTGGCGCGCGAGGGTGTGATCGCGGCCGTGCTGACGAGCCTGATGATCCTGCTGTTCCTCGGCAGCTGGCGCTCGACGATCATCATTGCCACCTCGATCCCGCTCGCCATTCTCGGCTCCATCGCCACGCTGTCCGCGCTCGGCGAGACGTTGAACATCATGACGCTCGGCGGTCTCGCGCTAGCGGTGGGGATCCTTGTCGACGACGCCACGGTGACGATCGAAAACATCAACTGGCACCTCGAGCATGGCAAGGAGGTGGAGACGGCGATTCTCGACGGCGCCGCGCAGATCGTCACGCCGGCATTCGTCTCACTGCTGTGTATCTGCATTGTGTTCGTGCCGATGTTCTTCCTGAACGGCGTCGCGCGCTTCCTGTTCGTGCCGATGGCCGAAGCGGTGATCTTCGCGATGATCTCGTCGTTCATCCTGTCGAGAACCCTCGTGCCGACGATGGCGAAATACCTGCTGAAACAGCATGTGCAGGACGAGCACGCGCATGAAGCGAAGCGCCCCGGTCCACTCGGGCGTTTCCAGCGTGGCTTCGAAGCGCGCTTCGAAAAGGTGCGCAGCGCCTACCGTGGGTTGCTGGAACTCGCGCTGACCCATCGGCGGCGGTTCGTCAGCGGCTTCCTCGGCTTTGTCGCTCTCTCCTTCGCGCTGGTGCCGTTCCTCGGTCGCAATTTCTTCCCTTCGGTCGATTCCGGACAAATCCTGATGCATGTGCGCGCACCGGTCGGCGTACGCGTTGAAAAGACCGCGCAGATCTTTGCGGATGTCGAAGGCGCAATCCGCCAGATCGTTCCGCCGGCGGAACTCGGCACGGTGGTCGACAACATGGGTCTGCCTGTTAGCGGTATCAATACCGCGTACAACAACACCGGTACGGTCGGATCGCAGGACGGTGACATTCAGATCGCGCTGAACGAAGGCCATCGTCCAACGGACGAGTATGTTCGCATCATGCGCGAGAGATTGCCGCGCGAATTCCCCGGCGTCACGTTTTCGTTCCCGCCGGCGGACATCATCAGTCAGATCCTGAACTTCGGCTCGCCGGCACCGATCGACCTGCAGATTCGCGGCAATAACCTGAACGCCAACTACGCGTATGTGGACCGTCTGCTGCGCCAGGTTCGCGATGTGCCGGGTGTGGTCGATGCGCGGATCGCGCAGTCGCACGGCAATCCCACTTTCAACGTCGATGTCGATCGCACACGCGCGCAATTGCTCGGCATCACCGAGCGCGACGTGACGAACAGCATGGTGGTGAACCTCGCGGGTTCCAGCCAGGTCGCGCCCACGTTCTGGCTGAACAACGCGAACGGCGTGTCTTATCCGATCGTGATGCAAACGCCGCAATACAGCCTCGATTCGCTCGCCGCCTTGCAAAATCTGCCAATCACGGCGAGCGGCGGAGGCACCGCCCAGATCCTCGGTGGTCTGGCGACAGTCGAACGCACCAGCAGCAATGAGGTTGTCAGCCAGTACAACATCCAGCCCATGGTCGAGATCTTCGCGACCACCCAGGGCCGCGACCTCGGCGCGGTGGCATCCGATATCCAGCGCATCGTGCACGACAACGCCAGCACCTTGCCCAAGGGCTCGAGCGTCGCATTGCTGGGCCAGGTGCAGACGATGAACAGCGCCTTCGCCGGCATGTTGTTCGGCCTGCTCGGTGCGGTGGTGCTGATCTATCTGCTGATCGTGGTCAATTTCCAGTCGTGGGCCGACCCGTTCGTGATCGTGACCGCGTTGCCTGCCGCGCTGGCCGGTATCGTCTGGATGCTGTTCGCGACCCATACGACGCTCTCCGTACCCGCATTGACCGGCGCGATCATGTGCATGGGGGTGGCGACGGCCAACTCGATTCTGGTCGTCAGTTTCTGCCGCGAACGTTTCGCCGTGCACGGCGATCCGTTCAAGGCCGCCCTCGAAGCGGGCTTTACGCGTTTTCGTCCTGTGCTCATGACCGCGCTCTCCATGATCATCGGCATGCTGCCGATGGCGCTCGCCCTCGGCGAAGGCGGTGAGCAAAACGCACCGCTTGGCCGCGCCGTGATCGGTGGCCTGCTGTTTGCCACTACCGCTTCGCTGTTTCTCGTCCCCGTCATTTTCTGTATCGTGCACGCGCGCCCCGGGCGCGCGGCTACCCCGGCATCCGTCTCGGGAGGTCCTGCTCATGTCGTCTGA
- a CDS encoding efflux RND transporter periplasmic adaptor subunit, translating to MSSESTFPANTPSRRPLLVAGVVGLLVVLGIVIAGLTLRAADARKLKTWTDAQAVPTVSVIQPLRDANGPSLQLPGRLEAFTRAPIFAQVSGYLKSWNVDIGAPVKAGQVLAEIETPELDQQLLQARADLQSAQANALVAGTTAKRWEALSGTDSVAQQDVDQRTADYTAKEAIVAAAKANVDRLVATKAFARIVAPFDGVVTARDTDVGALVNAGSGGVGQELFAVSDVKQLRVYVQVPQNYAPAIHDGTTANLTVPEYPDQQFTARVVAAADSVNSSSGTTLVQLLVDNANGKLLPGGFASLKFSLPASANSVRVPASALVFDSRGVVVATLGANGHVLFKRVKINRDLGDSVEIGSGLAATDRVIDTPPDGLADGDSVQVATTANKKAVAHG from the coding sequence ATGTCGTCTGAATCCACTTTTCCCGCCAATACCCCTTCGCGCCGGCCGCTTCTGGTAGCCGGCGTGGTCGGCCTGCTGGTCGTCCTGGGCATCGTCATCGCCGGCCTCACGCTGCGAGCCGCCGATGCCCGCAAACTTAAAACCTGGACCGACGCCCAGGCCGTGCCGACCGTCAGCGTGATCCAACCCTTGCGCGACGCCAACGGTCCCTCGCTGCAACTGCCCGGCCGCCTCGAAGCGTTTACGCGCGCGCCGATTTTCGCGCAGGTCAGCGGCTATCTGAAATCGTGGAATGTCGATATTGGCGCGCCCGTCAAAGCGGGCCAGGTGCTTGCCGAAATCGAAACGCCGGAACTCGACCAGCAGCTCTTGCAGGCGCGCGCGGACCTGCAGAGCGCGCAGGCCAATGCGTTAGTCGCGGGCACGACGGCGAAGCGCTGGGAAGCGCTCAGCGGCACGGATTCCGTCGCCCAGCAGGATGTCGACCAACGCACCGCTGATTACACCGCCAAAGAGGCGATCGTCGCGGCCGCGAAGGCCAATGTCGATCGCCTCGTCGCGACCAAGGCGTTCGCGCGCATCGTCGCGCCATTCGACGGCGTGGTGACCGCGCGCGATACCGACGTCGGCGCATTGGTCAACGCCGGCAGCGGCGGCGTAGGACAGGAGCTGTTCGCGGTCTCCGACGTCAAGCAGTTACGCGTCTACGTCCAGGTGCCGCAGAATTACGCGCCGGCGATACACGACGGCACGACCGCCAACCTGACCGTCCCTGAGTATCCCGACCAGCAGTTCACCGCGCGCGTGGTGGCAGCGGCGGACTCGGTCAATTCGAGTTCGGGAACGACACTGGTTCAACTGCTCGTTGATAACGCTAACGGCAAGCTGCTGCCGGGCGGGTTTGCAAGCCTGAAATTCTCGCTGCCCGCTTCCGCCAATTCGGTCCGTGTGCCGGCCAGCGCGCTCGTCTTCGATAGCCGCGGCGTCGTGGTCGCCACGCTTGGCGCGAACGGTCACGTGCTGTTCAAGCGGGTGAAGATCAACCGCGACCTGGGCGACTCGGTGGAGATTGGCTCAGGCCTCGCCGCAACCGACCGCGTGATAGATACACCGCCCGACGGACTTGCCGACGGCGACAGCGTGCAGGTTGCGACAACGGCCAACAAGAAGGCAGTGGCACATGGTTAA
- a CDS encoding efflux transporter outer membrane subunit has protein sequence MVKYGLPALLASVAALCACSLAPQYQVPPTPVAAQYKTVGPWTAAQPADRIDRNGWWKMYGDAQLDDLETRLLANNTDLRAAYAHYEQAQAFVAQVESGLYPSVSVSAVPQRNRQSDNRPLRVGGPNEYNSVTLGGEINYDLDLWGRVRDSVVAGKDEAQATQADLASVRLSLQVELADSCLRLRGLDQQTELLNETVVAYTKALQLTETLHNSGIVSGLDVSRAQTQLSSAKSQLSQNLAQRALIEHAIAVLVGASASEFSLPPQTAAIALPAIPTGLPSTLLQRRPDVAAAERRVAEANAKIGVARAAYFPDITLSLQGGVQSAAYAGLVSAPNLFWAVGPQLVQYVFDGGYRRAQLDAAKAATEEAGELYRGVVLSAFQQVEDNLALLSYLGTALAEQRDAANAAQYSVDLALRQYRQGVVGYLDVVQAQTVALEAQRSVLDIQTRQLSANVQLLHALGGGWSSDELAQAAAAPALVATATEHSAN, from the coding sequence ATGGTTAAGTATGGACTTCCGGCGCTTCTCGCGAGCGTCGCCGCACTCTGCGCCTGCTCGCTCGCGCCGCAATATCAGGTCCCGCCGACGCCGGTCGCGGCGCAATACAAGACCGTCGGCCCGTGGACCGCGGCACAGCCCGCCGACCGGATAGACCGCAACGGCTGGTGGAAGATGTATGGCGACGCACAGCTCGACGATCTCGAAACACGTCTGCTGGCCAACAACACCGACTTGCGCGCGGCGTACGCACACTATGAGCAAGCGCAGGCTTTCGTGGCGCAGGTCGAATCGGGACTGTATCCGTCGGTCAGTGTGAGCGCCGTGCCGCAGCGCAATCGCCAGTCCGACAACCGGCCGTTGCGCGTGGGCGGCCCGAACGAATACAACTCCGTCACGCTCGGCGGCGAAATCAACTATGACCTCGACCTCTGGGGCCGCGTGCGCGACTCCGTGGTGGCCGGCAAGGACGAAGCGCAGGCGACCCAGGCCGATCTGGCCTCGGTCAGGCTGAGCCTGCAGGTCGAACTGGCGGACAGTTGCCTGCGCTTACGCGGTCTCGACCAGCAAACCGAGTTGTTGAACGAGACTGTCGTGGCGTACACGAAGGCCTTGCAACTCACGGAGACGTTGCACAACAGTGGGATCGTGTCGGGCCTCGACGTTTCCCGAGCGCAAACGCAACTTTCGTCGGCGAAGTCGCAGTTGTCGCAGAATCTGGCGCAACGCGCCCTGATCGAACACGCGATCGCGGTTCTGGTCGGCGCCTCGGCGTCCGAATTCAGCCTGCCGCCCCAGACCGCCGCTATCGCGTTGCCGGCGATTCCGACCGGCCTGCCCTCGACGCTGCTGCAACGGCGGCCCGATGTCGCTGCGGCGGAACGCCGGGTGGCCGAAGCCAACGCGAAAATTGGCGTCGCGCGGGCGGCCTACTTCCCGGACATCACGTTGAGCTTGCAGGGTGGCGTGCAGAGCGCGGCCTACGCCGGCCTGGTCAGCGCGCCCAATCTGTTCTGGGCGGTCGGCCCGCAACTCGTGCAGTACGTGTTCGACGGCGGGTACCGTCGTGCGCAACTCGATGCCGCCAAAGCGGCAACCGAAGAAGCGGGAGAACTGTATCGCGGTGTGGTGCTGTCCGCATTCCAGCAGGTTGAAGATAACCTTGCCCTGCTGTCGTATCTCGGCACTGCGCTGGCTGAGCAACGGGATGCAGCAAACGCCGCCCAGTACTCGGTCGACCTCGCGTTACGTCAATATCGCCAGGGTGTGGTGGGTTACCTCGATGTCGTGCAGGCGCAGACGGTCGCACTCGAAGCGCAACGCAGCGTGCTCGATATCCAGACACGCCAGTTGAGTGCGAATGTGCAACTCCTGCATGCGCTTGGCGGTGGATGGTCGAGCGATGAACTTGCTCAAGCTGCTGCAGCGCCGGCGCTCGTCGCGACAGCAACGGAACACAGCGCGAATTGA